A stretch of the Pseudoalteromonas marina genome encodes the following:
- the atpE gene encoding F0F1 ATP synthase subunit C, translating to MELVLGLKYIAVALLIGFGAIGTAIGFGNMGGKFLEACARQPELAPSLQVKMFILAGLIDAVAMIGVGIAMVLLFVL from the coding sequence ATGGAACTAGTATTAGGTCTTAAGTACATCGCAGTAGCTTTACTTATCGGCTTCGGTGCAATCGGTACAGCAATCGGTTTTGGTAACATGGGCGGTAAATTCCTTGAAGCATGTGCGCGTCAACCAGAGCTTGCACCATCGCTACAAGTTAAAATGTTTATCCTTGCTGGTCTAATCGATGCTGTAGCAATGATTGGTGTTGGTATCGCGATGGTATTGTTGTTCGTACTTTAA
- the atpF gene encoding F0F1 ATP synthase subunit B, with product MNLNATLIGELIAFTVFVLFCMKFVWPPLNGAIEARQKKIEDGLAASDRAEKDLELAQQKAAEQLKDAKAQAADIIDQAKKRAVLIVDEETVRGQEEREKIIAQGHSEIESERNRVTEELRKQVATLAVVGAERILEREINQAAHSDIVEKLVAEL from the coding sequence GTGAACTTAAACGCCACTCTTATCGGTGAATTAATTGCGTTTACGGTGTTCGTACTTTTCTGTATGAAGTTCGTATGGCCACCACTAAACGGTGCAATTGAAGCTCGCCAGAAGAAAATCGAAGATGGTTTAGCTGCCTCTGATAGAGCCGAAAAAGACTTAGAACTTGCGCAACAAAAAGCTGCAGAACAGCTTAAAGATGCAAAAGCTCAAGCGGCTGATATCATTGATCAAGCTAAAAAGCGTGCCGTGCTAATTGTTGACGAAGAAACAGTTCGTGGACAAGAAGAGCGTGAAAAAATTATTGCTCAAGGGCACTCTGAAATTGAATCAGAGCGTAACCGTGTGACAGAAGAGCTACGTAAGCAAGTAGCAACACTGGCTGTGGTTGGCGCAGAGAGAATTTTAGAGCGTGAAATCAATCAAGCCGCACATAGTGACATCGTTGAAAAACTTGTCGCTGAGCTGTAA